Proteins encoded in a region of the Shewanella polaris genome:
- the dcm gene encoding DNA (cytosine-5-)-methyltransferase, with protein sequence MVKDIITLGDELNELLHKDDEIATHSLFKLLIEIYDQKNLAIKLSEIGIGVSRENLNKWSKNSNSACINLDKKTRLFIESHLLPKKPEHWDNPTFTFIDLFAGIGGIRKGFEDLGGKCVFTNELDQKARKTYLANYYVDKDELPYFLDKEEDNSRANTSFMDITKVTCSNCQIMSESEKALHILQHVPQHDVLLAGFPCQPFSIAGVSKKISLGRAHGFECDTQGTLFFDVEKIIEARKPKFFVLENVKNLKSHDKGNTFATIIRTLDKLGYWLLDITNAGKDIEDAIINVRKRKIEPTIIDGIHFTPQHRERVVLVGIRNDLIQKFPDLKNLSLSQIEKPESRYTLDEILSDLTEAEVKRYTLTPNLWNYLYHYALKHKTKGNGFGFGLVNPRDQHVTTRTLSARYYKDGSEILVNHQGLENEYLEAKKKYGIFKNQEREEFATSHALKSLGDIEQSEQSKELIKDGEKIYDEKFGRYAEEFNPLYKTPRSLTPNECARLMGFEKPEFDRTRYDHDFKIVCANASAYKQFGNSVVVPVFRAVAKLLRPAIELTKEFD encoded by the coding sequence ATGGTTAAAGATATTATAACTCTTGGAGATGAACTCAATGAGCTCCTCCATAAAGATGACGAAATTGCCACACACTCATTATTCAAGTTACTAATTGAAATATATGATCAAAAAAATCTAGCTATAAAATTAAGTGAGATTGGTATTGGCGTAAGCCGTGAAAACCTAAACAAATGGTCTAAAAACTCTAATTCTGCATGTATAAACTTAGACAAAAAAACTAGGCTATTTATCGAAAGTCATTTGTTGCCCAAGAAACCAGAACATTGGGATAATCCAACATTCACATTCATAGATCTTTTTGCCGGAATCGGTGGTATTAGGAAAGGATTTGAAGATTTAGGTGGTAAATGTGTATTTACAAATGAATTAGATCAAAAAGCTAGAAAAACATATCTTGCTAACTACTATGTCGATAAAGATGAGTTACCGTACTTCCTTGACAAAGAAGAAGATAATTCCAGGGCAAATACTTCTTTTATGGATATAACAAAGGTCACATGCAGCAATTGCCAAATTATGTCCGAATCAGAAAAGGCGTTACATATACTTCAACATGTTCCACAACATGATGTACTTTTAGCAGGTTTTCCTTGCCAACCTTTTTCTATTGCTGGTGTTTCAAAGAAAATATCCCTTGGCAGAGCACACGGCTTTGAGTGCGACACTCAAGGTACTTTATTCTTTGACGTAGAAAAAATAATTGAAGCAAGAAAACCAAAATTTTTTGTACTTGAGAATGTCAAAAATCTCAAAAGCCACGACAAAGGTAATACATTCGCAACAATTATCAGAACGTTAGACAAATTAGGATACTGGCTGCTTGATATCACTAATGCTGGTAAAGATATTGAAGATGCAATAATAAATGTTAGAAAAAGAAAAATAGAACCAACCATTATTGATGGTATTCATTTCACACCCCAGCATCGAGAACGAGTGGTTCTGGTAGGAATCAGAAATGATCTTATACAGAAATTTCCTGATTTAAAAAATCTATCTTTGTCTCAAATAGAAAAACCTGAAAGTCGTTATACTCTTGATGAAATCTTATCAGATTTAACAGAGGCTGAAGTTAAAAGGTATACGTTAACCCCAAACCTTTGGAATTATCTTTATCATTATGCTTTAAAACATAAAACCAAAGGTAACGGCTTTGGTTTTGGTCTTGTTAATCCTAGAGATCAACATGTTACAACTCGTACCCTTTCTGCTCGCTATTACAAAGATGGCTCAGAAATTCTTGTAAATCATCAAGGGCTTGAAAATGAATACCTAGAAGCAAAAAAGAAATATGGTATTTTCAAGAACCAAGAAAGAGAAGAGTTTGCAACTTCCCATGCATTAAAATCTCTAGGTGACATAGAACAATCAGAGCAATCTAAGGAACTGATAAAGGATGGAGAAAAAATTTACGATGAAAAGTTTGGTCGCTACGCTGAAGAATTTAATCCTTTATATAAAACACCAAGAAGCCTCACACCAAACGAATGTGCAAGACTGATGGGATTTGAAAAGCCTGAATTTGATCGAACAAGATATGATCATGATTTTAAAATAGTTTGTGCTAATGCTAGTGCGTATAAACAATTTGGTAATTCAGTGGTTGTGCCTGTATTTAGAGCTGTGGCAAAACTCCTGAGACCCGCCATTGAACTGACAAAGGAATTTGATTAA
- a CDS encoding type II restriction endonuclease, with protein sequence MRYIDLGFKFFITTRYKVVFSDWLSSISSTGYSLYIKRLSANDTGASGGHQVGVYVPKNVMDNLFPSLNVIDRLNPDLYFKAVTLSHDFDDKQVRAIYYNNRFFGKTRNEKRITGWGGRKSPLQNPDNTGALALFAFVRGNKSDCVTVQVWVCSTIEDEDFLEQSIGEVLPGECLFGPSSNLLSGFKRTNPKESNLYKIPDAWRLKFPSGEELIKHLAEVYTFKAAEPDDLLIERRDVEYTAFKKIEEFHVLDKIRDGFDTVDDFVNLANSVSNRRKSRSGKSLELHLEHIFQENGITNFTSQCVTEANKKPDFIFPSCDSYHNKLFPRQNLRMLAVKTTCKDRWRQIINEADDIKIKHLFTLQEGVSINQYAEMKLAGVKLVVPKSLHRCYPEQIRGDILSLIEFMTDVRVNCFDLN encoded by the coding sequence ATGAGGTACATTGATTTAGGTTTTAAATTTTTTATAACTACGAGGTATAAAGTGGTATTTTCTGATTGGTTATCAAGCATTTCTTCTACTGGTTATTCTCTTTACATAAAAAGATTATCTGCTAATGATACTGGCGCTAGTGGCGGTCATCAAGTCGGAGTTTATGTTCCGAAAAATGTGATGGATAATCTTTTTCCTTCATTGAATGTCATAGATAGGTTAAACCCTGACCTGTATTTTAAAGCCGTAACTTTGTCACATGATTTTGATGATAAACAAGTAAGAGCTATTTATTACAATAATCGATTTTTCGGTAAAACCAGAAATGAAAAACGTATCACTGGTTGGGGAGGAAGGAAATCACCATTACAAAATCCCGATAATACAGGTGCCTTAGCTTTATTTGCATTTGTTCGGGGTAATAAATCTGATTGTGTAACTGTTCAGGTATGGGTATGTAGTACTATTGAAGATGAAGATTTCCTTGAGCAATCGATAGGTGAAGTTTTACCCGGTGAATGCTTATTTGGTCCATCAAGCAATCTGTTAAGTGGTTTTAAGCGCACAAACCCAAAAGAGTCGAACCTGTACAAAATACCAGATGCTTGGAGACTTAAATTTCCTTCTGGTGAAGAATTGATTAAGCATTTGGCTGAAGTTTATACATTTAAAGCCGCAGAACCAGATGACTTACTTATTGAACGCAGGGATGTTGAGTATACTGCATTTAAGAAAATTGAAGAGTTTCATGTGCTTGATAAAATCAGGGATGGTTTTGATACCGTTGATGACTTTGTTAATCTTGCAAATTCAGTAAGCAACCGACGTAAATCTAGATCTGGAAAGTCACTGGAATTACATTTAGAACATATATTTCAAGAGAATGGTATTACAAACTTTACTTCACAATGTGTAACTGAAGCCAACAAAAAACCTGATTTCATTTTCCCTTCTTGTGACTCATATCATAACAAACTATTTCCTAGACAAAATTTGCGAATGTTGGCAGTAAAAACTACATGTAAAGATAGATGGCGACAGATTATTAATGAGGCTGATGATATCAAAATAAAGCATTTATTTACCCTACAAGAAGGGGTTTCAATTAATCAATATGCTGAGATGAAATTAGCTGGAGTTAAACTAGTTGTGCCGAAATCTTTGCACCGCTGTTATCCGGAACAAATTAGGGGTGATATATTATCGCTTATTGAATTTATGACCGATGTTAGAGTGAACTGTTTTGATTTGAATTAA
- a CDS encoding Fic family protein, with amino-acid sequence MWIWQQQEWPDFVWDHIRINPLLRQIQFNQGLLLGKIGTESVSQWTLDTMIANIVYSSAIEGETLNALSVRSSLANKLGVSEENPYPTTAQTDGLAVITLDALQNWQQPLSLMRILDWHALLFPSNQAVFNPVIGGKLRGDEPMQVVSGRLDKPTVHFEAPPRDTLDQSLTQFIEWFNQSLKQADLDPLVRAAITHLWFVTLHPLDDGNGRITRLLTDLALAQAEHRSIHFYAMSVSILERRKAYYSILESTQQGHLDITPWLLWFLDTLNDAVQHTLNNIEQTIAKTQFWLRVDRRLLTPTLTTEQVKVLNRLLDGDFSDGISSSQYQKVAKVSRATATRHLAQLVEQQCLVKTGAGGRSTRYVLLN; translated from the coding sequence ATGTGGATTTGGCAACAACAAGAATGGCCTGATTTTGTATGGGACCATATCCGTATTAATCCTTTATTGCGTCAAATTCAATTTAACCAAGGTTTGCTACTGGGTAAGATAGGCACTGAATCTGTTAGTCAATGGACACTCGATACTATGATCGCCAACATCGTATATTCAAGTGCGATAGAAGGCGAAACACTCAACGCATTGTCTGTACGTTCATCTTTGGCCAATAAACTTGGGGTGAGCGAAGAAAATCCTTATCCCACAACTGCACAAACCGATGGTTTAGCCGTTATCACCTTAGATGCGCTACAAAACTGGCAACAGCCACTTAGCCTAATGCGTATTTTAGATTGGCATGCTCTGTTGTTTCCGAGTAACCAAGCCGTGTTTAATCCTGTTATTGGCGGTAAGCTACGCGGCGATGAGCCTATGCAGGTGGTATCGGGGCGTTTAGACAAACCGACAGTCCATTTTGAAGCGCCTCCTCGAGATACGCTAGACCAAAGTTTAACGCAGTTTATTGAGTGGTTTAATCAATCACTAAAACAGGCTGACCTTGATCCGCTAGTACGAGCAGCCATCACTCATTTGTGGTTTGTTACCTTGCATCCGCTTGATGATGGTAATGGACGTATTACCCGTTTGCTGACCGATTTAGCATTAGCGCAAGCTGAACATCGTTCGATTCATTTTTACGCTATGTCAGTTAGCATACTTGAGCGACGTAAAGCTTATTACTCGATATTAGAGTCTACCCAACAGGGTCATCTCGATATTACACCTTGGCTACTATGGTTTTTAGACACCTTAAATGATGCTGTTCAACACACTCTCAATAACATTGAACAAACCATCGCGAAAACCCAATTCTGGCTTCGTGTCGATCGGCGCTTACTCACTCCAACATTAACAACAGAACAAGTTAAGGTACTTAACCGGCTGCTTGATGGTGATTTTAGTGATGGGATCAGCAGCAGCCAATATCAAAAAGTGGCTAAAGTCAGCCGCGCAACCGCAACTCGCCATTTAGCTCAACTAGTTGAACAACAATGTTTGGTCAAAACCGGTGCGGGCGGAAGGAGCACAAGGTATGTGTTGCTTAATTAA
- a CDS encoding anaerobic C4-dicarboxylate transporter, whose translation MFYVHMLLLLAVIFVGIRHGGVAFGLLGGLGVSVLAFVFGIAPGTPPVSVMLIILAVVAASATLEATGGLTLLVKFAEKLLRKHPEHIVFLGPLCTYTLTVLVGTGHSVYPLLPVIYDVSYKKGIRPERPLAMATVASQMGITASPIAAAAAVVLATAVDNNLDINLLDVLMVTIPATLTGLLVACTWSLKRGKDLDKDEDFQARLIDTEFREALTDPAADKVQTPEAKSTAKKGLIIFLLGIFAVIMVAMFSKQVLPAGVKMSVAIQFMMLTVGGLILLATNVSPKKIVTSNVFTAGMTAVIIIFGIAWMSDTIITHHKSFLIAAVSDLVSVYPWTFAIAMFVSSIFLKSQAAVLTIMLPLGYSLGIPAPVLIGVLPACYAYFFFPFYPSDLAAISFDRTGTTHIGKYVLNHSFIIPGFIGVGTATVVGYFISMAIN comes from the coding sequence ATGTTTTATGTACACATGCTGCTGTTATTAGCGGTGATATTTGTAGGTATACGCCATGGCGGTGTCGCCTTTGGTTTACTCGGTGGGTTAGGAGTTTCGGTACTCGCTTTCGTATTTGGCATCGCGCCAGGTACACCACCTGTCAGTGTAATGTTAATTATTCTAGCGGTTGTAGCTGCCTCTGCGACATTAGAAGCCACTGGTGGTTTAACGCTGTTAGTAAAGTTTGCCGAAAAACTGTTACGCAAACATCCTGAACATATTGTCTTTTTAGGCCCTCTTTGTACTTATACGTTAACGGTATTAGTTGGTACAGGACATTCTGTTTATCCACTACTTCCTGTTATTTACGATGTATCGTACAAAAAAGGTATCCGTCCTGAGCGTCCATTGGCAATGGCAACTGTTGCTTCACAAATGGGGATTACAGCCAGCCCAATTGCTGCTGCAGCCGCAGTAGTACTAGCAACAGCTGTAGATAACAATCTTGATATTAACTTGCTTGATGTACTAATGGTAACCATCCCTGCAACCTTAACAGGTTTGCTAGTGGCGTGTACTTGGAGCTTAAAGCGCGGTAAAGATTTAGATAAAGATGAAGATTTTCAGGCGCGCCTTATTGATACAGAGTTCCGCGAAGCATTAACAGACCCAGCAGCTGACAAGGTTCAAACACCAGAAGCGAAGTCTACGGCGAAGAAAGGCTTAATCATATTCTTACTCGGTATTTTTGCCGTTATCATGGTAGCGATGTTTAGTAAGCAAGTTCTGCCTGCTGGCGTAAAAATGTCGGTCGCGATTCAGTTTATGATGCTGACCGTCGGTGGTTTGATATTGTTGGCCACTAACGTGTCACCGAAAAAAATTGTCACCAGTAATGTGTTTACAGCCGGTATGACCGCGGTCATTATTATTTTCGGTATTGCGTGGATGAGTGACACGATTATTACTCACCATAAAAGCTTTTTGATTGCTGCCGTAAGTGACCTTGTGAGTGTTTATCCATGGACATTCGCTATCGCGATGTTTGTGTCTTCAATATTCTTAAAAAGTCAGGCTGCAGTATTAACCATTATGTTGCCATTAGGGTATTCATTAGGGATCCCAGCACCAGTATTAATCGGTGTACTACCAGCGTGTTATGCCTACTTCTTCTTCCCATTCTACCCAAGCGATTTAGCGGCGATTAGTTTTGATAGAACTGGCACAACTCATATTGGAAAATATGTACTTAACCACAGCTTTATTATTCCTGGATTTATCGGTGTAGGTACTGCAACTGTTGTTGGTTACTTCATATCAATGGCAATTAACTAA